The Amycolatopsis coloradensis sequence CGTCACGAATTTGAGCGCTGAACCGGTTGTGGCAAAAGAGAAGACGCGAACCGGGTCAGAGCCAGTCCGAATCGCGGGCGATGCGGATGGCGTCCACCCGGTTGCGGGCGTTGAGTTTCGTCACCACGGTGGCGAGGTAGTTCCGGACGGTTCCCGGTGACAGGAACAGTTCCGCCGCGATGTCGGCGACCGTGTGCCCGTTCGCGGCGAGGCGGAGGATCTCGACCTCCCGCGGGGTCAGCGGGCAGTCCTCGGTTCCCCATGCGGACAAGGCGAGTTCGCTGTCGATGACCCGGCGGCCGGTGGCGACCAAGCGGACGGCGTTGGCGAGTTTGTCGGCGGGCGCGTCCTTGAGCAGGAAGCCGTTGACCTTCGCGTCGAGGGCGCGGCGTACGGTGCCTGGGCGGCCGAGCGACGTGAGGA is a genomic window containing:
- a CDS encoding response regulator transcription factor, which encodes MHLVRGALVALLNLEQDIEVVAEVGSGDKILPMAAEYLPDVAIIDIDLPAKDGLTAASELCQQLPDVRTLILTSLGRPGTVRRALDAKVNGFLLKDAPADKLANAVRLVATGRRVIDSELALSAWGTEDCPLTPREVEILRLAANGHTVADIAAELFLSPGTVRNYLATVVTKLNARNRVDAIRIARDSDWL